TATGACCAATTTATATCAGATTTTTACCAAACGTTGACCAATGTCTAAATGTCACAAACTTTTCATTCCTTTTGTTTGAGTAGAGCAACCTCTCTGATACAATATGGTTAAATATCTTAAGAGAGGTTATTGTTTATGAAACGTATTTGTGCCCTACTCTTAATAGGGGTTGTTATACTAGTAACAGGCTGTTCAGGAGAAATACCGAATAAAATGGATATTGAAGTTTCAGATTTTTCCTTCACAAATCAGGATGGGGAAACTGTGACCTTAGAAAGCTTGGAAGGAAAAGTGTGGATAGCGGACTTTATTTTCACCAATTGTACGACTGTTTGTATGCCCATGACTTTTAACATGTCGAAGCTTCAAGAGATGGTAAAAGAAGAAGGTTTGGAAAACGTTGAATTTGTCTCATTCAGTGTAGACCCAAACTATGATTCACCTGAGGTATTAAAGGCGTACGCTGAACAGTTTGAAGTAGACTTTAGTAATTGGAACTTCTTAACTGGCTATAGCCAAAAAGAAATTATTAACTTTGCTAAAGAAAGTTTTATAACCCTAGTTATCCCTGCCCCAGAGGGAGATGACCAAGTTTCGCACGGGACTGCGTTCTCACTTGTTGACCAAACAGGGAAAGTTGTCCAGCAATATAGTGGTTCTGCTGAAGTGCCGTATGAAACCATTATAGAACATATTAAGATTCTACAATAGAAGGCCATTATTGGCCTTTTTTTTCTTTCTTATGAAACCTTCAACTAAAATGTGGCAACTAAGCATTTTTTCTCTGAAATAGGGTAAACCCATTATATCCTTTGTTTGCGATTAAAAAGGGACACTGATAAAATAATTTAGAATAGGAAAGGGGTGCCTTTATGAACCATTCAAAATCCCTTTTTTTGTATGGCCTAATAATGATTATACTGACAGGTTGTTCCAGCCTTACTTACCAGCAGCATGAGCCACGTCAAGATGTTGAGGAGAGTAAGCAGTATTTATATAAAGAAAAATTCCCTTTAGAATTTTTACCAAGATCGATGGAGATTGTGGCAGTTGGTGATTCGCTCACAAAAGGTGTTGGAAGTAGTACTGATGCAGGCGGTTATTTGC
Above is a window of Bacillus carboniphilus DNA encoding:
- a CDS encoding SCO family protein, producing the protein MKRICALLLIGVVILVTGCSGEIPNKMDIEVSDFSFTNQDGETVTLESLEGKVWIADFIFTNCTTVCMPMTFNMSKLQEMVKEEGLENVEFVSFSVDPNYDSPEVLKAYAEQFEVDFSNWNFLTGYSQKEIINFAKESFITLVIPAPEGDDQVSHGTAFSLVDQTGKVVQQYSGSAEVPYETIIEHIKILQ